From Oryzias melastigma strain HK-1 linkage group LG15, ASM292280v2, whole genome shotgun sequence, one genomic window encodes:
- the ninl gene encoding ninein-like protein isoform X2, protein MEEAGHSHYVAQLKAEFDGCDTTATGFLDRDELTELCRRLQLDAQLPLLLHTLLGERTHGRVNFEEFEEAFVEVLSRSLDLNTSEDDSSYLDSAVFEEMKPKFVKGAKRYGRRSRPDSEALTCDSEDSPPSKNEATDSSASGVRRAKQRRSTSLESVESLKSDEDTGSQRNIQPPFQSKGEEEQLEAGGGEGLLTDHLSLQHLHSEDMNGRFCRTEAQLDGGVSITEFRRFLSSSSPASRSTPKRGADLQRAPHWSQAPLEERPARSAAPSLLTATVGQRVLSRLDDGSGCTSPERVAALWTEEGIQNSRDILQTLDFSLEERLSLADLTLALDNELLVSGNGIHQAALISYKNEIQLLQEAAEQACRERDKLRADLEEADHRNLQLVREVDDRHASMETLNQSKIRDLEQDFRDRLTTLRCEAELESEAQLQLGEQERRALQEELQLLRAQEAELQEELRHAAQENRRLEEELRTLKEKLTEAETSTNRLQADLSQLLLHKFGGLDPAGSALSHEERVSELIKEYELQCRVLQDKNDELSLELEILKNRRRRREAGDASAPSWKQQHEESDDLDMNRSSSPPVTQPDQKPAPDGAAGPTVSIQTELAVEQLQQKHRQELQQLSIQLETQMNFYERSLEKMRESMEVERKDISQAFKLEISELEEQKTQLEQEVKQLKAALDRLQKQTLHGGGGGWSSEQERRMQRERAELEQNFAREIGNLVQRLSSEKEQLEAELKLKMDQEVMAVKTQLEEVRFDNQALQERLSVLQHQVQNLEEEVSKKRRRLEELEQEHQRSREEEERLHKENSRCREEVLDLSSRNLKLSSDNGELSARLRQEQESLQKLQEAMTRTSKQEEEEVRRLQEEVKRKEQEELHQQEAWREERRRLEEQLSSSREKLKLHQHLEAELSSLTMKVQLLQEDKEQLQKAAVGRQEQLLAVKQEAELLRSQLHTVTQEKIGHAQEVVELRRKLLEVQSQVEEQHGQTRRLQEQEEELHRLMVQNQQLQEQVSELQVQELQVHKLSQDQQNLRTRLSQAEAARTQALDQAAQADAALALLQGQLQRQKHQEGGGLRERAELLQVQLDAEEKRSRQLEENLKLQVQQSRSQFSMKQEQYEKAMSALQQRVDDLEVKLKGVRLVLQEKVQELREQLVKSSKASALLKDAHAENAQLMMALQVTERRQKLAERRSVLLEEKVGALHQLLRDIVPAALAT, encoded by the exons ATGGAGGAGGCGGGGCACAGCCACTACGTGGCCCAGCTGAAGGCGGAGTTTGACGGCTGTGATACCACGGCGACGGGCTTCCTGGACCGAGACGAGCTGACAGAGCTCTGCAGGAGGCTTCAGCTGGACGCTCagctgccgctgctgctgcacaCGCTGCTGGGAGAGCGCACGCACGGCAGG gtGAACTTTGAGGAGTTTGAGGAGGCCTTCGTTGAAGTTCTGTCTCGTTCTCTGGACCTGAACACCTCAGAGGATGACAGCAGCTACCTGGACTCAG ctGTATTTGAAGAGATGAAGCCTAAATTTGTGAAGGGGGCGAAGCGTTATGGGCGGCGTTCTCGCCCCGACAGTGAAGCGCTGACCTGTGACTCTGAGGACTCGCCGCCATCCAAAAACGAGGCCACAGACTCGTCGGCGTCCGGCGTCCGCCGAGCCAAACAGAGACGCAGCACGAGTCTGGAGAGCGTGGAG agccTGAAGTCGGATGAGGACACAGGAAGTCAGAGGAACATCCAGCCTCCCTTTCAGAGTAAAG gagaggaggagcagctggaggctGGAGGAGGCGAGGGTCTCCTGACTGATCACCTGTCTCTGCAGCACCTTCACTCTGAG GACATGAACGGACGTTTCTGCAGGACTGAAGCTCAGCTGGACGGCGGCGTCAGCATCACTGAGTTCAGGAGGTTCCTGAGCAGCTCCAGCCCCGCCTCCAGGTCCACCCCGAAAAGAGGAGCTGACCTTCAGAGGGCGCCACACTGG TCCCAGGCGCCGCTGGAGGAGCGGCCGGCCCGCTCCGCCGCCCCCTCCCTGCTGACGGCCACCGTGGGTCAGAGGGTCCTCAGCCGGCTGGATGACGGCTCAGGGTGCACCAGCCCAGAGCGAGTGGCGGCTCTGTGGACGGAGGAAGGCATCCAGAACAGCAGGGACATCCTGCAG ACTCTGGACTTCTCCCTGGAGGAGCGTCTCAGCCTGGCAGACCTCACTTTGGCGTTGGACAACGAGCTGCTGGTCAGCGGAAACGGGATCCACCAGGCGGCGCTCATCTCCTACAAGAACGAGATCCAGCTGCTGCA GGAGGCGGCGGAGCAGGCCTGTCGGGAGCGGGACAAGCTGAGGGCAGACCTGGAGGAGGCGGACCACAGGAACCTGCAGCTGGTCCGGGAGGTCGACGACCGGCACGCCAGCATGGAGACGCTGAACCAGAGCAAGATCCG AGATCTGGAGCAGGACTTCCGGGACAGGCTGACGACGCTTCGCTGTGAGGCGGAGCTCGAGAGCGAGGCGCAGCTGCAGCTGGGGGAGCAGGAGCGCCGCGCactgcaggaggagctgcagctgctgcgaGCGCAGGAGGCGGAGCTACAGGAGGAGCTGCGTCACGCCGCTCAG GAGAACCGGCgtttggaggaggagcttcGCACTCTGAAGGAGAAGCTGACCGAAGCGGAGACTTCCACAAACAGACTGCAGGCAGACCTGAGCCAGCTGCTGCTCCACAAG TTTGGAGGTTTGGACCCGGCCGGTTCTGCTCTGAGTCACGAGGAACGAGTCTCTGAGCTCATCAAGGAGTATGAGCTGCAGTGCAGG GTGCTGCAGGACAAGAACGATGAGCTGAGTCTAGAGTTGGAGATCCTGAAGAACCGAAGGAGGAGACGGGAAGCAGGAGACGCCTCGGCTCCGAGCTGGAAGCAGCAACATGAGGAGTCTG ACGACTTGGACATGAACCGCAGCTCATCCCCTCCTGTGACGCAGCCGGACCAAAAACCCG CGCCGGACGGCGCCGCCGGTCCGACAGTCAGCATCCAGACGGAGCTGGCTgtggagcagctgcagcagaaacaccGGCAGGAGCTCCAGCAGCTCAGCATCCAGCTGGAGACGCAG ATGAACTTCTACGAGCGCAGTCTGGAGAAGATGAGGGAGAGCATGGAGGTGGAGCGCAAGGACATCAGCCAGGCCTTCAAG CTGGAGATCAGTGagctggaggagcagaagaCTCAGCTGGAGCAGGAGGTGAAGCAGCTGAAGGCAGCGCTGGACCGACTGCAGAAACAAACTCTGCACGGCGGAGGAGGAGGGTGGAGCAGCGAGCAGGAGCGTAG GATGCAACGGGAGCGCGCCGAGCTCGAGCAGAACTTTGCCAGAGAAATCGGCAATCTGGTCCAAAGACTGAGCAGCGAGAAGGAGcagctggaggcggagctaaAGCTGAAGATGGACCAGGAGGTGATGGCTGTCAA AACCCAGCTGGAGGAGGTCCGGTTCGATAACCAAGCTCTGCAGGAGAGACTGAGCGTTCTGCAGCACCAGGTCCAGAATCTGGAGGAGGAAGTCTCCAAGAAGAG GAGGaggctggaggagctggagcaggagcatcagaggagcagagaggaggaggagcgccTTCACAAGGAG AACTCCAGGTGCCGGGAGGAGGTTCTGGATCTGAGCAGCAGGAACCTGAAGCTGAGCAGCGACAACGGCGAGCTGAGCGCTCGGCTCCGCCAGGAGCAGGAGTCGCTCCAGAAGCTGCAGGAGGCGATGACGAGGACGTccaagcaggaggaggaggag GTGCGGcggctgcaggaggaggtgaagcggaaggagcaggaggagctgcatCAGCAGGAGGCCTGGAGGGAGGAGAGACGCCGGCTAGAGGAGCAGCTCAGCTCCTCTAGGGAGAAG CTGAAACTTCATCAACACTTGGAGGCGGAGCTTAGCAGTCTGACCATGAAGGTGCAACTCCTGCAGGAGGACAAGGAGCAGCTTCAGAAAGCTGCAGTCGGCAGACAGGAGCAG ctgctcgCTGTCAaacaggaggcggagcttctccGCTCTCAGCTTCACACCGTCACTCAGGAGAAAATTGGCCACGCCCAGGAAGTTGTTGAGCTGAGGAGGAAGCTGCTGGAGGTCCAGAGCCAG gtggaggagcagCACGGACAAACCCGGAGGctgcaggagcaggaggaggagctgcacaGACTGATGGTCCAAAACCAGCAGCTCCAGGAGCAG GTGTCTGAGCTGCAGGTCCAGGAGCTGCAGGTCCACAAACTGAGCCAGGACCAGCAGAACCTGAGGACCCGACTGAGCCAGGCGGAGGCGGCCCGGACTCAGGCTCTGGATCAG GCGGCACAGGCCGATGCGGCTCTCGCCCTGCTGCAGGGGCAGCTGCAGCGGCAGAAGCACCAGGAGGGAGGCGGCCTCAGGGAGCGGGCGGAGCTCCTCCAGGTGCAGCTGGACGCGGAGGAGAAGAGGAGCCGGCAGCTGGAGGAGAACCTGAAGCTGCAGGTGCAGCAGAGCAGATCTCAGTTCAGCATGAAGCAG GAACAGTACGAGAAGGCGATGTCCGCCCTGCAGCAGCGAGTGGACGACTTGGAGGTCAAGCTGAAAGGAGTCCGTCTGGTTCTGCAGGAGAAGGTCCAGGAGCTCCGAGAGCAG CTGGTGAAGAGCAGCAAGGCGAGCGCGCTGCTGAAGGACGCGCACGCGGAGAACGCGCAGCTTATGATGGCGCTGCAGGTCACCGAGCGCCGCCAGAAGCTGGCCGAGAGGAGGAGCGTCCTCCTGGAGGAGAAGGTGGGAGCGCTGCACCAGCTGCTGCGGGACATCGTCCCCGCCGCGCTCGCCACCTGA
- the ninl gene encoding ninein-like protein isoform X3 gives MEEAGHSHYVAQLKAEFDGCDTTATGFLDRDELTELCRRLQLDAQLPLLLHTLLGERTHGRVNFEEFKEAFVEVLSRSLDLNTSEDDSSYLDSAVFEEMKPKFVKGAKRYGRRSRPDSEALTCDSEDSPPSKNEATDSSASGVRRAKQRRSTSLESVESLKSDEDTGSQRNIQPPFQSKGEEEQLEAGGGEGLLTDHLSLQHLHSEDMNGRFCRTEAQLDGGVSITEFRRFLSSSSPASRSTPKRGADLQRAPHWSQAPLEERPARSAAPSLLTATVGQRVLSRLDDGSGCTSPERVAALWTEEGIQNSRDILQTLDFSLEERLSLADLTLALDNELLVSGNGIHQAALISYKNEIQLLQEAAEQACRERDKLRADLEEADHRNLQLVREVDDRHASMETLNQSKIRDLEQDFRDRLTTLRCEAELESEAQLQLGEQERRALQEELQLLRAQEAELQEELRHAAQENRRLEEELRTLKEKLTEAETSTNRLQADLSQLLLHKFGGLDPAGSALSHEERVSELIKEYELQCRVLQDKNDELSLELEILKNRRRRREAGDASAPSWKQQHEESDDLDMNRSSSPPVTQPDQKPAPDGAAGPTVSIQTELAVEQLQQKHRQELQQLSIQLETQMNFYERSLEKMRESMEVERKDISQAFKLEISELEEQKTQLEQEVKQLKAALDRLQKQTLHGGGGGWSSEQERRMQRERAELEQNFAREIGNLVQRLSSEKEQLEAELKLKMDQEVMAVKTQLEEVRFDNQALQERLSVLQHQVQNLEEEVSKKRRRLEELEQEHQRSREEEERLHKENSRCREEVLDLSSRNLKLSSDNGELSARLRQEQESLQKLQEAMTRTSKQEEEVRRLQEEVKRKEQEELHQQEAWREERRRLEEQLSSSREKLKLHQHLEAELSSLTMKVQLLQEDKEQLQKAAVGRQEQLLAVKQEAELLRSQLHTVTQEKIGHAQEVVELRRKLLEVQSQVEEQHGQTRRLQEQEEELHRLMVQNQQLQEQVSELQVQELQVHKLSQDQQNLRTRLSQAEAARTQALDQAAQADAALALLQGQLQRQKHQEGGGLRERAELLQVQLDAEEKRSRQLEENLKLQVQQSRSQFSMKQEQYEKAMSALQQRVDDLEVKLKGVRLVLQEKVQELREQLVKSSKASALLKDAHAENAQLMMALQVTERRQKLAERRSVLLEEKVGALHQLLRDIVPAALAT, from the exons ATGGAGGAGGCGGGGCACAGCCACTACGTGGCCCAGCTGAAGGCGGAGTTTGACGGCTGTGATACCACGGCGACGGGCTTCCTGGACCGAGACGAGCTGACAGAGCTCTGCAGGAGGCTTCAGCTGGACGCTCagctgccgctgctgctgcacaCGCTGCTGGGAGAGCGCACGCACGGCAGG GTGAACTTTGAGGAGTTTAAGGAGGCCTTCGTTGAAGTTCTGTCTCGTTCTCTGGACCTGAACACCTCAGAGGATGACAGCAGCTACCTGGACTCAG ctGTATTTGAAGAGATGAAGCCTAAATTTGTGAAGGGGGCGAAGCGTTATGGGCGGCGTTCTCGCCCCGACAGTGAAGCGCTGACCTGTGACTCTGAGGACTCGCCGCCATCCAAAAACGAGGCCACAGACTCGTCGGCGTCCGGCGTCCGCCGAGCCAAACAGAGACGCAGCACGAGTCTGGAGAGCGTGGAG agccTGAAGTCGGATGAGGACACAGGAAGTCAGAGGAACATCCAGCCTCCCTTTCAGAGTAAAG gagaggaggagcagctggaggctGGAGGAGGCGAGGGTCTCCTGACTGATCACCTGTCTCTGCAGCACCTTCACTCTGAG GACATGAACGGACGTTTCTGCAGGACTGAAGCTCAGCTGGACGGCGGCGTCAGCATCACTGAGTTCAGGAGGTTCCTGAGCAGCTCCAGCCCCGCCTCCAGGTCCACCCCGAAAAGAGGAGCTGACCTTCAGAGGGCGCCACACTGG TCCCAGGCGCCGCTGGAGGAGCGGCCGGCCCGCTCCGCCGCCCCCTCCCTGCTGACGGCCACCGTGGGTCAGAGGGTCCTCAGCCGGCTGGATGACGGCTCAGGGTGCACCAGCCCAGAGCGAGTGGCGGCTCTGTGGACGGAGGAAGGCATCCAGAACAGCAGGGACATCCTGCAG ACTCTGGACTTCTCCCTGGAGGAGCGTCTCAGCCTGGCAGACCTCACTTTGGCGTTGGACAACGAGCTGCTGGTCAGCGGAAACGGGATCCACCAGGCGGCGCTCATCTCCTACAAGAACGAGATCCAGCTGCTGCA GGAGGCGGCGGAGCAGGCCTGTCGGGAGCGGGACAAGCTGAGGGCAGACCTGGAGGAGGCGGACCACAGGAACCTGCAGCTGGTCCGGGAGGTCGACGACCGGCACGCCAGCATGGAGACGCTGAACCAGAGCAAGATCCG AGATCTGGAGCAGGACTTCCGGGACAGGCTGACGACGCTTCGCTGTGAGGCGGAGCTCGAGAGCGAGGCGCAGCTGCAGCTGGGGGAGCAGGAGCGCCGCGCactgcaggaggagctgcagctgctgcgaGCGCAGGAGGCGGAGCTACAGGAGGAGCTGCGTCACGCCGCTCAG GAGAACCGGCgtttggaggaggagcttcGCACTCTGAAGGAGAAGCTGACCGAAGCGGAGACTTCCACAAACAGACTGCAGGCAGACCTGAGCCAGCTGCTGCTCCACAAG TTTGGAGGTTTGGACCCGGCCGGTTCTGCTCTGAGTCACGAGGAACGAGTCTCTGAGCTCATCAAGGAGTATGAGCTGCAGTGCAGG GTGCTGCAGGACAAGAACGATGAGCTGAGTCTAGAGTTGGAGATCCTGAAGAACCGAAGGAGGAGACGGGAAGCAGGAGACGCCTCGGCTCCGAGCTGGAAGCAGCAACATGAGGAGTCTG ACGACTTGGACATGAACCGCAGCTCATCCCCTCCTGTGACGCAGCCGGACCAAAAACCCG CGCCGGACGGCGCCGCCGGTCCGACAGTCAGCATCCAGACGGAGCTGGCTgtggagcagctgcagcagaaacaccGGCAGGAGCTCCAGCAGCTCAGCATCCAGCTGGAGACGCAG ATGAACTTCTACGAGCGCAGTCTGGAGAAGATGAGGGAGAGCATGGAGGTGGAGCGCAAGGACATCAGCCAGGCCTTCAAG CTGGAGATCAGTGagctggaggagcagaagaCTCAGCTGGAGCAGGAGGTGAAGCAGCTGAAGGCAGCGCTGGACCGACTGCAGAAACAAACTCTGCACGGCGGAGGAGGAGGGTGGAGCAGCGAGCAGGAGCGTAG GATGCAACGGGAGCGCGCCGAGCTCGAGCAGAACTTTGCCAGAGAAATCGGCAATCTGGTCCAAAGACTGAGCAGCGAGAAGGAGcagctggaggcggagctaaAGCTGAAGATGGACCAGGAGGTGATGGCTGTCAA AACCCAGCTGGAGGAGGTCCGGTTCGATAACCAAGCTCTGCAGGAGAGACTGAGCGTTCTGCAGCACCAGGTCCAGAATCTGGAGGAGGAAGTCTCCAAGAAGAG GAGGaggctggaggagctggagcaggagcatcagaggagcagagaggaggaggagcgccTTCACAAGGAG AACTCCAGGTGCCGGGAGGAGGTTCTGGATCTGAGCAGCAGGAACCTGAAGCTGAGCAGCGACAACGGCGAGCTGAGCGCTCGGCTCCGCCAGGAGCAGGAGTCGCTCCAGAAGCTGCAGGAGGCGATGACGAGGACGTccaagcaggaggaggag GTGCGGcggctgcaggaggaggtgaagcggaaggagcaggaggagctgcatCAGCAGGAGGCCTGGAGGGAGGAGAGACGCCGGCTAGAGGAGCAGCTCAGCTCCTCTAGGGAGAAG CTGAAACTTCATCAACACTTGGAGGCGGAGCTTAGCAGTCTGACCATGAAGGTGCAACTCCTGCAGGAGGACAAGGAGCAGCTTCAGAAAGCTGCAGTCGGCAGACAGGAGCAG ctgctcgCTGTCAaacaggaggcggagcttctccGCTCTCAGCTTCACACCGTCACTCAGGAGAAAATTGGCCACGCCCAGGAAGTTGTTGAGCTGAGGAGGAAGCTGCTGGAGGTCCAGAGCCAG gtggaggagcagCACGGACAAACCCGGAGGctgcaggagcaggaggaggagctgcacaGACTGATGGTCCAAAACCAGCAGCTCCAGGAGCAG GTGTCTGAGCTGCAGGTCCAGGAGCTGCAGGTCCACAAACTGAGCCAGGACCAGCAGAACCTGAGGACCCGACTGAGCCAGGCGGAGGCGGCCCGGACTCAGGCTCTGGATCAG GCGGCACAGGCCGATGCGGCTCTCGCCCTGCTGCAGGGGCAGCTGCAGCGGCAGAAGCACCAGGAGGGAGGCGGCCTCAGGGAGCGGGCGGAGCTCCTCCAGGTGCAGCTGGACGCGGAGGAGAAGAGGAGCCGGCAGCTGGAGGAGAACCTGAAGCTGCAGGTGCAGCAGAGCAGATCTCAGTTCAGCATGAAGCAG GAACAGTACGAGAAGGCGATGTCCGCCCTGCAGCAGCGAGTGGACGACTTGGAGGTCAAGCTGAAAGGAGTCCGTCTGGTTCTGCAGGAGAAGGTCCAGGAGCTCCGAGAGCAG CTGGTGAAGAGCAGCAAGGCGAGCGCGCTGCTGAAGGACGCGCACGCGGAGAACGCGCAGCTTATGATGGCGCTGCAGGTCACCGAGCGCCGCCAGAAGCTGGCCGAGAGGAGGAGCGTCCTCCTGGAGGAGAAGGTGGGAGCGCTGCACCAGCTGCTGCGGGACATCGTCCCCGCCGCGCTCGCCACCTGA
- the ninl gene encoding ninein-like protein isoform X1, with protein MEEAGHSHYVAQLKAEFDGCDTTATGFLDRDELTELCRRLQLDAQLPLLLHTLLGERTHGRVNFEEFKEAFVEVLSRSLDLNTSEDDSSYLDSAVFEEMKPKFVKGAKRYGRRSRPDSEALTCDSEDSPPSKNEATDSSASGVRRAKQRRSTSLESVESLKSDEDTGSQRNIQPPFQSKGEEEQLEAGGGEGLLTDHLSLQHLHSEDMNGRFCRTEAQLDGGVSITEFRRFLSSSSPASRSTPKRGADLQRAPHWSQAPLEERPARSAAPSLLTATVGQRVLSRLDDGSGCTSPERVAALWTEEGIQNSRDILQTLDFSLEERLSLADLTLALDNELLVSGNGIHQAALISYKNEIQLLQEAAEQACRERDKLRADLEEADHRNLQLVREVDDRHASMETLNQSKIRDLEQDFRDRLTTLRCEAELESEAQLQLGEQERRALQEELQLLRAQEAELQEELRHAAQENRRLEEELRTLKEKLTEAETSTNRLQADLSQLLLHKFGGLDPAGSALSHEERVSELIKEYELQCRVLQDKNDELSLELEILKNRRRRREAGDASAPSWKQQHEESDDLDMNRSSSPPVTQPDQKPAPDGAAGPTVSIQTELAVEQLQQKHRQELQQLSIQLETQMNFYERSLEKMRESMEVERKDISQAFKLEISELEEQKTQLEQEVKQLKAALDRLQKQTLHGGGGGWSSEQERRMQRERAELEQNFAREIGNLVQRLSSEKEQLEAELKLKMDQEVMAVKTQLEEVRFDNQALQERLSVLQHQVQNLEEEVSKKRRRLEELEQEHQRSREEEERLHKENSRCREEVLDLSSRNLKLSSDNGELSARLRQEQESLQKLQEAMTRTSKQEEEEVRRLQEEVKRKEQEELHQQEAWREERRRLEEQLSSSREKLKLHQHLEAELSSLTMKVQLLQEDKEQLQKAAVGRQEQLLAVKQEAELLRSQLHTVTQEKIGHAQEVVELRRKLLEVQSQVEEQHGQTRRLQEQEEELHRLMVQNQQLQEQVSELQVQELQVHKLSQDQQNLRTRLSQAEAARTQALDQAAQADAALALLQGQLQRQKHQEGGGLRERAELLQVQLDAEEKRSRQLEENLKLQVQQSRSQFSMKQEQYEKAMSALQQRVDDLEVKLKGVRLVLQEKVQELREQLVKSSKASALLKDAHAENAQLMMALQVTERRQKLAERRSVLLEEKVGALHQLLRDIVPAALAT; from the exons ATGGAGGAGGCGGGGCACAGCCACTACGTGGCCCAGCTGAAGGCGGAGTTTGACGGCTGTGATACCACGGCGACGGGCTTCCTGGACCGAGACGAGCTGACAGAGCTCTGCAGGAGGCTTCAGCTGGACGCTCagctgccgctgctgctgcacaCGCTGCTGGGAGAGCGCACGCACGGCAGG GTGAACTTTGAGGAGTTTAAGGAGGCCTTCGTTGAAGTTCTGTCTCGTTCTCTGGACCTGAACACCTCAGAGGATGACAGCAGCTACCTGGACTCAG ctGTATTTGAAGAGATGAAGCCTAAATTTGTGAAGGGGGCGAAGCGTTATGGGCGGCGTTCTCGCCCCGACAGTGAAGCGCTGACCTGTGACTCTGAGGACTCGCCGCCATCCAAAAACGAGGCCACAGACTCGTCGGCGTCCGGCGTCCGCCGAGCCAAACAGAGACGCAGCACGAGTCTGGAGAGCGTGGAG agccTGAAGTCGGATGAGGACACAGGAAGTCAGAGGAACATCCAGCCTCCCTTTCAGAGTAAAG gagaggaggagcagctggaggctGGAGGAGGCGAGGGTCTCCTGACTGATCACCTGTCTCTGCAGCACCTTCACTCTGAG GACATGAACGGACGTTTCTGCAGGACTGAAGCTCAGCTGGACGGCGGCGTCAGCATCACTGAGTTCAGGAGGTTCCTGAGCAGCTCCAGCCCCGCCTCCAGGTCCACCCCGAAAAGAGGAGCTGACCTTCAGAGGGCGCCACACTGG TCCCAGGCGCCGCTGGAGGAGCGGCCGGCCCGCTCCGCCGCCCCCTCCCTGCTGACGGCCACCGTGGGTCAGAGGGTCCTCAGCCGGCTGGATGACGGCTCAGGGTGCACCAGCCCAGAGCGAGTGGCGGCTCTGTGGACGGAGGAAGGCATCCAGAACAGCAGGGACATCCTGCAG ACTCTGGACTTCTCCCTGGAGGAGCGTCTCAGCCTGGCAGACCTCACTTTGGCGTTGGACAACGAGCTGCTGGTCAGCGGAAACGGGATCCACCAGGCGGCGCTCATCTCCTACAAGAACGAGATCCAGCTGCTGCA GGAGGCGGCGGAGCAGGCCTGTCGGGAGCGGGACAAGCTGAGGGCAGACCTGGAGGAGGCGGACCACAGGAACCTGCAGCTGGTCCGGGAGGTCGACGACCGGCACGCCAGCATGGAGACGCTGAACCAGAGCAAGATCCG AGATCTGGAGCAGGACTTCCGGGACAGGCTGACGACGCTTCGCTGTGAGGCGGAGCTCGAGAGCGAGGCGCAGCTGCAGCTGGGGGAGCAGGAGCGCCGCGCactgcaggaggagctgcagctgctgcgaGCGCAGGAGGCGGAGCTACAGGAGGAGCTGCGTCACGCCGCTCAG GAGAACCGGCgtttggaggaggagcttcGCACTCTGAAGGAGAAGCTGACCGAAGCGGAGACTTCCACAAACAGACTGCAGGCAGACCTGAGCCAGCTGCTGCTCCACAAG TTTGGAGGTTTGGACCCGGCCGGTTCTGCTCTGAGTCACGAGGAACGAGTCTCTGAGCTCATCAAGGAGTATGAGCTGCAGTGCAGG GTGCTGCAGGACAAGAACGATGAGCTGAGTCTAGAGTTGGAGATCCTGAAGAACCGAAGGAGGAGACGGGAAGCAGGAGACGCCTCGGCTCCGAGCTGGAAGCAGCAACATGAGGAGTCTG ACGACTTGGACATGAACCGCAGCTCATCCCCTCCTGTGACGCAGCCGGACCAAAAACCCG CGCCGGACGGCGCCGCCGGTCCGACAGTCAGCATCCAGACGGAGCTGGCTgtggagcagctgcagcagaaacaccGGCAGGAGCTCCAGCAGCTCAGCATCCAGCTGGAGACGCAG ATGAACTTCTACGAGCGCAGTCTGGAGAAGATGAGGGAGAGCATGGAGGTGGAGCGCAAGGACATCAGCCAGGCCTTCAAG CTGGAGATCAGTGagctggaggagcagaagaCTCAGCTGGAGCAGGAGGTGAAGCAGCTGAAGGCAGCGCTGGACCGACTGCAGAAACAAACTCTGCACGGCGGAGGAGGAGGGTGGAGCAGCGAGCAGGAGCGTAG GATGCAACGGGAGCGCGCCGAGCTCGAGCAGAACTTTGCCAGAGAAATCGGCAATCTGGTCCAAAGACTGAGCAGCGAGAAGGAGcagctggaggcggagctaaAGCTGAAGATGGACCAGGAGGTGATGGCTGTCAA AACCCAGCTGGAGGAGGTCCGGTTCGATAACCAAGCTCTGCAGGAGAGACTGAGCGTTCTGCAGCACCAGGTCCAGAATCTGGAGGAGGAAGTCTCCAAGAAGAG GAGGaggctggaggagctggagcaggagcatcagaggagcagagaggaggaggagcgccTTCACAAGGAG AACTCCAGGTGCCGGGAGGAGGTTCTGGATCTGAGCAGCAGGAACCTGAAGCTGAGCAGCGACAACGGCGAGCTGAGCGCTCGGCTCCGCCAGGAGCAGGAGTCGCTCCAGAAGCTGCAGGAGGCGATGACGAGGACGTccaagcaggaggaggaggag GTGCGGcggctgcaggaggaggtgaagcggaaggagcaggaggagctgcatCAGCAGGAGGCCTGGAGGGAGGAGAGACGCCGGCTAGAGGAGCAGCTCAGCTCCTCTAGGGAGAAG CTGAAACTTCATCAACACTTGGAGGCGGAGCTTAGCAGTCTGACCATGAAGGTGCAACTCCTGCAGGAGGACAAGGAGCAGCTTCAGAAAGCTGCAGTCGGCAGACAGGAGCAG ctgctcgCTGTCAaacaggaggcggagcttctccGCTCTCAGCTTCACACCGTCACTCAGGAGAAAATTGGCCACGCCCAGGAAGTTGTTGAGCTGAGGAGGAAGCTGCTGGAGGTCCAGAGCCAG gtggaggagcagCACGGACAAACCCGGAGGctgcaggagcaggaggaggagctgcacaGACTGATGGTCCAAAACCAGCAGCTCCAGGAGCAG GTGTCTGAGCTGCAGGTCCAGGAGCTGCAGGTCCACAAACTGAGCCAGGACCAGCAGAACCTGAGGACCCGACTGAGCCAGGCGGAGGCGGCCCGGACTCAGGCTCTGGATCAG GCGGCACAGGCCGATGCGGCTCTCGCCCTGCTGCAGGGGCAGCTGCAGCGGCAGAAGCACCAGGAGGGAGGCGGCCTCAGGGAGCGGGCGGAGCTCCTCCAGGTGCAGCTGGACGCGGAGGAGAAGAGGAGCCGGCAGCTGGAGGAGAACCTGAAGCTGCAGGTGCAGCAGAGCAGATCTCAGTTCAGCATGAAGCAG GAACAGTACGAGAAGGCGATGTCCGCCCTGCAGCAGCGAGTGGACGACTTGGAGGTCAAGCTGAAAGGAGTCCGTCTGGTTCTGCAGGAGAAGGTCCAGGAGCTCCGAGAGCAG CTGGTGAAGAGCAGCAAGGCGAGCGCGCTGCTGAAGGACGCGCACGCGGAGAACGCGCAGCTTATGATGGCGCTGCAGGTCACCGAGCGCCGCCAGAAGCTGGCCGAGAGGAGGAGCGTCCTCCTGGAGGAGAAGGTGGGAGCGCTGCACCAGCTGCTGCGGGACATCGTCCCCGCCGCGCTCGCCACCTGA